A portion of the Glycine max cultivar Williams 82 chromosome 10, Glycine_max_v4.0, whole genome shotgun sequence genome contains these proteins:
- the LOC112998134 gene encoding uncharacterized protein, producing the protein MPTLPPCSAPMQPSPAPSLALLPMPTVPPFLAPVQPFLAPLPAPLPMPALHLPHLSHVRAAISFDNLFSTVLHNGHGIAPHDKPWENRDMALFEMGPESYWTAMVARKRQPTAFALHTLIALWTAAKPGVFRLDRPWDTGITFGSHGLKPQHLDNKVFLMGQRMLGGRKQTSKSTTEGTNQRPKSRITQAPGGFPLTDSESVRGC; encoded by the exons ATGCCGACTCTGCCTCCATGCTCAGCACCCATGCAACCTAGTCCCGCACCATCACTGGCTCTGCTTCCCATGCCAACTGTGCCTCCATTCCTTGCACCCGTGCAACCATTCCTTGCACCCTTGCCGGCTCCGCTTCCTATGCCTGCTCTTCATCTTCCCCATCTTAGTCATGTTCGTGCCGCCATTTCCTTCGACAACCTCTTCAGCACTGTTCTTCATAATGGCCATGGAATAGCTCCTCATGACAAGCCTTGGGAAAATAGAGACATGGCGTTGTTTGAGATGGGACCTGAGTCCTATTGGACTGCCATGGTCGCACGCAAGCGCCAACCAACTGCCTTTGCACTT CATACTCTAATAGCACTATGGACAGCAGCTAAACCAGGTGTATTTCGTCTGGACAGACCTTGGGATACCGGTATTACTTTTGGAAGTCATGGTTTGAAGCCCCAACACCTTGACAACAAGGTGTTTTTGATGGGCCAGAGAATGTTAGGAGGGAGAAAACAAACCAGCAAAAGCACCACTGAGGGCACAAACCAACGACCCAAAAGCAGAATCACTCAAGCACCTGGTGGATTCCCTCTAACAGATTCAGAATCTGTTAGAGGGTGCTGA